Proteins found in one Brevibacillus brevis genomic segment:
- the ytvI gene encoding sporulation integral membrane protein YtvI: MNQENWVERLFQIIRLLWVCLLVYVGIWVFQHATPLLYPFIIALVIALIINKPVTFMTRKFRIPRWLSVIIALLVLMLLAGGVLTLIITETVVEIGELAKRLPVVAQELAHYLQNTISQDFLMGIYNQLQWFYEQLDPSYKDKLTSTVGSAISTITNVGQDLIVKFLDGLKNLLVSLPNMATVSVISIMGAFFISKDFALWEARGRRLLPTGVNSRLDQIFIDLRNALFGFVKAQLTLISLTAAIVIIGLLVMRVEYAITIGLITGLVDLLPYLGTGTVFVPWIIYMFFKGNYTMVIGLSILYGVVLIFRQIIEPKVVAENVGLDPLLTLVALFVGLQLFGFLGLIIGPVSLVMINALVKANVFVDVWGYIRGKKT; encoded by the coding sequence TTGAATCAGGAAAACTGGGTAGAGCGCCTCTTTCAAATCATTCGATTGTTATGGGTTTGCCTGCTTGTCTATGTAGGGATTTGGGTATTCCAACATGCAACACCTTTACTGTACCCATTTATAATCGCTTTAGTCATTGCGCTCATCATCAACAAGCCCGTTACGTTTATGACCAGAAAGTTCAGGATTCCCCGCTGGCTTTCCGTCATTATCGCGCTCTTGGTTTTGATGCTGCTCGCTGGCGGAGTGCTCACACTGATCATCACGGAAACAGTCGTGGAAATCGGGGAGCTGGCCAAGCGTTTGCCAGTCGTTGCACAGGAGCTGGCCCATTATTTGCAAAATACGATTTCTCAGGACTTCTTGATGGGCATTTACAATCAGCTTCAGTGGTTTTACGAGCAACTCGACCCAAGTTATAAGGATAAACTTACCAGTACGGTAGGTAGTGCGATCTCGACCATCACAAATGTTGGGCAGGACTTGATCGTCAAATTCCTGGATGGATTGAAAAACCTGCTTGTCTCACTCCCGAATATGGCAACAGTTTCCGTTATTTCCATCATGGGTGCCTTCTTTATCTCCAAAGATTTTGCCCTTTGGGAAGCGCGGGGTCGCCGTCTTTTGCCAACAGGAGTAAACAGCCGTCTCGATCAAATTTTCATCGATTTGCGCAATGCCTTGTTCGGGTTCGTCAAGGCGCAGTTGACCCTCATCTCCTTAACCGCTGCCATCGTCATCATTGGCCTGTTGGTCATGCGTGTCGAGTACGCGATTACGATTGGCTTGATCACGGGCTTGGTCGATCTCTTGCCTTATCTTGGGACAGGGACCGTCTTTGTTCCTTGGATCATCTACATGTTTTTCAAAGGCAATTACACGATGGTCATCGGCTTGTCCATTTTGTACGGGGTCGTCTTGATTTTCCGTCAAATTATCGAACCAAAAGTCGTTGCGGAAAACGTCGGTCTCGACCCTCTCCTCACATTGGTCGCGCTGTTTGTTGGCCTCCAGCTGTTCGGATTCCTGGGCTTGATCATTGGACCTGTTTCACTTGTCATGATCAATGCTCTGGTAAAAGCCAACGTCTTCGTCGATGTATGGGGCTACATCCGAGGGAAGAAAACCTGA
- the citZ gene encoding citrate synthase: protein MTTTRGLEGVVAAQSSICSIVDGVLCYGGINIDELAEHATFEEVVYLLWHGALPKRDQLDALKKQLGENAAVAQEVLESIRHYPKGVHPMAALRTAVSSLALYDTEAQDMSPEANYRKSIRLMAQTPTLIAAYERMRKGLEPVAPRADFTIAQNFLYMLTGQEPTETAVKAFDVALILHADHEFNASTFSARVTVATLTDIYSGIVSAIGTLKGPLHGGANEAVAKMLNEIGGMANVESYIRTKLDNKEKIMGFGHRVYKDGDPRAKWLKEMSKALTAQIGRPELFEMSVKIDEMISGEKGLKPNVDFYSASVYISLGLETDLFTPIFAISRMSGWTAHIMEQYENNRLIRPRADYTGPVNQHYVPIDRR from the coding sequence ATGACAACTACTCGTGGACTTGAAGGCGTTGTTGCCGCTCAATCATCCATCTGTTCGATCGTCGATGGGGTTCTTTGCTATGGCGGGATCAACATCGATGAGCTGGCAGAACATGCAACTTTTGAAGAGGTTGTATATTTGCTCTGGCATGGAGCGTTACCGAAGCGTGATCAGCTGGACGCTTTGAAAAAACAATTGGGTGAAAATGCAGCAGTGGCCCAAGAAGTGCTGGAAAGCATTCGCCACTATCCAAAAGGCGTACACCCAATGGCGGCGTTGCGCACAGCTGTCTCTTCGTTAGCGCTCTACGACACAGAAGCGCAAGATATGTCTCCTGAAGCCAACTATCGGAAATCTATCCGCCTGATGGCACAAACTCCTACCTTGATCGCTGCTTACGAGCGTATGCGTAAAGGTTTGGAGCCAGTAGCTCCACGTGCAGATTTCACGATTGCACAAAACTTCCTCTACATGCTGACAGGCCAGGAGCCAACAGAAACAGCAGTAAAAGCGTTTGACGTTGCTCTGATCCTGCATGCTGACCATGAGTTCAATGCATCTACATTCTCTGCTCGCGTAACTGTTGCGACTCTGACTGACATTTATTCCGGTATCGTGTCTGCAATTGGTACACTCAAAGGCCCTCTGCATGGTGGCGCTAATGAAGCAGTAGCGAAGATGCTGAACGAAATCGGCGGCATGGCTAACGTAGAATCCTACATCCGCACCAAGCTGGATAACAAGGAAAAAATCATGGGCTTCGGACACCGTGTATACAAAGATGGTGACCCACGTGCGAAATGGCTGAAAGAAATGTCCAAAGCACTGACCGCGCAAATCGGTCGCCCTGAGCTGTTTGAGATGTCTGTGAAGATCGATGAAATGATTTCCGGTGAAAAAGGACTGAAGCCAAACGTTGACTTCTACTCCGCATCTGTGTACATTTCTCTCGGCCTCGAAACGGACCTGTTCACACCGATTTTTGCTATCAGCCGTATGTCCGGTTGGACAGCACACATCATGGAACAGTATGAAAATAATCGCCTGATCCGTCCTCGCGCGGATTACACCGGTCCGGTCAACCAACACTACGTTCCAATTGACCGCCGCTAA
- the icd gene encoding NADP-dependent isocitrate dehydrogenase, with protein sequence MFKNLTQPTAGEKITVDNGKLVVPNNPIIPFIEGDGTGPDIWKASVRVLDAAVEKAYKGEKKIAWFEVFAGEKSFNQYSEWLPEDTLTAVREYLIAIKGPLTTPVGGGIRSINVALRQELDLYACVRPVQYFDGVPSPVKHPELTDMVIFRENTEDIYAGVEWAEGTPEVKKVIDFLQNEMGVKKIRFPETSGIGIKPVSKDGTERLVRAAIDYAIDNKRKSVTLVHKGNIMKFTEGAFKSWGYALAEAEYGDKVFTWAQYDRIKAEGGDADKAQKEAEAAGKIIVKDVIADAFLQQILTRPAEYDVVATLNLNGDYVSDALAAQVGGIGIAPGANINYLTGHAIFEATHGTAPKYAGLDKVNPSSVILSGEMMLRHLGWNEAADLIINSMEKTISAKTVTYDFARLMEGAQELKCSEFADALIQNM encoded by the coding sequence GTGTTTAAAAACCTGACGCAACCAACTGCAGGCGAAAAAATTACTGTGGATAACGGTAAATTGGTAGTTCCAAACAATCCGATCATTCCTTTCATCGAGGGTGACGGTACTGGCCCTGACATTTGGAAAGCTTCCGTTCGTGTTCTGGATGCTGCTGTAGAAAAAGCATACAAAGGCGAGAAGAAAATCGCTTGGTTCGAAGTATTCGCGGGCGAAAAATCCTTCAACCAATACAGCGAGTGGCTGCCAGAAGATACGCTGACTGCTGTTCGTGAATACCTGATTGCAATCAAAGGTCCTCTGACTACACCAGTAGGCGGCGGTATCCGTTCGATCAACGTAGCACTGCGTCAAGAGCTGGATCTGTATGCTTGCGTACGTCCTGTTCAATACTTCGATGGTGTTCCATCCCCAGTTAAACATCCTGAATTGACAGACATGGTAATCTTCCGCGAGAACACTGAAGACATCTACGCTGGTGTGGAGTGGGCTGAAGGTACTCCAGAAGTGAAAAAAGTAATCGACTTCCTGCAAAACGAAATGGGCGTGAAGAAAATTCGCTTCCCAGAAACTTCTGGTATCGGTATCAAGCCTGTTTCCAAAGATGGTACAGAGCGTCTGGTTCGTGCAGCAATTGACTATGCAATTGACAACAAGCGCAAATCCGTTACCCTCGTACACAAAGGTAACATCATGAAGTTCACGGAAGGTGCGTTCAAAAGCTGGGGTTATGCACTGGCTGAAGCAGAATACGGCGACAAAGTGTTCACTTGGGCACAATACGATCGTATCAAAGCTGAAGGCGGCGACGCTGACAAAGCACAAAAAGAAGCAGAAGCAGCTGGCAAAATCATCGTTAAAGATGTTATCGCTGACGCGTTCCTGCAACAAATCCTGACTCGTCCAGCTGAGTACGATGTAGTAGCAACACTCAACCTGAACGGTGACTATGTATCCGACGCTTTGGCTGCACAAGTAGGCGGTATCGGTATCGCTCCAGGTGCAAACATCAACTACCTGACTGGTCATGCGATCTTCGAAGCAACTCATGGTACAGCTCCGAAATACGCTGGTCTGGACAAAGTAAACCCATCCTCCGTGATCCTGTCCGGAGAAATGATGCTGCGCCACCTGGGCTGGAACGAAGCAGCTGATCTGATCATCAACTCCATGGAAAAAACCATCTCCGCGAAAACAGTAACATACGATTTCGCTCGTCTGATGGAAGGCGCACAAGAACTGAAATGCTCCGAGTTTGCTGACGCTCTGATTCAAAACATGTAA
- the mdh gene encoding malate dehydrogenase translates to MAFNRKKIAVIGSGFTGATTAFILGQKELGDIVLVDIPQLENPTKGKALDMMESSPVLGFDANITGTANYEDIKDADLVIITAGIARKPGMSRDDLVNTNAGIMKSVAEQVKTYAPNSIVLVLSNPVDAMTYTFFKTSGFPKERVIGQSGVLDTARFRTFVAMELNVSVEDVTGFVLGGHGDDMVPLVRYSYAGGIPLEKLIPQDRLDAIVERTRKGGGEIVNLLGNGSAYYAPAASLVQMAEAIIKDKKRILPSIALLQGEYGYNDLYLGVPTLLGANGIEKVIELDLTAEEKAALDKSADSVRSVMAVLK, encoded by the coding sequence ATGGCATTCAACCGTAAAAAAATCGCTGTTATCGGTAGTGGCTTCACTGGTGCAACAACTGCATTCATTTTGGGGCAAAAAGAACTGGGCGACATCGTATTGGTTGACATTCCGCAACTGGAGAACCCAACAAAAGGTAAAGCTCTCGACATGATGGAATCCTCGCCAGTATTAGGCTTTGATGCAAACATCACAGGTACTGCGAACTATGAAGACATCAAAGATGCTGATCTCGTCATTATCACAGCTGGTATTGCCCGCAAGCCTGGCATGTCCCGCGATGATCTGGTTAACACCAATGCTGGCATTATGAAATCTGTTGCAGAGCAAGTAAAAACATATGCACCAAACTCTATCGTGCTCGTACTGTCCAACCCAGTTGACGCGATGACGTACACCTTCTTCAAAACGTCCGGCTTTCCAAAAGAGCGCGTAATCGGTCAATCCGGCGTTCTGGATACTGCTCGCTTCCGTACCTTCGTGGCGATGGAGCTGAACGTATCTGTAGAAGACGTAACGGGCTTCGTTCTGGGTGGTCACGGAGATGACATGGTTCCATTGGTTCGCTACTCGTATGCTGGTGGTATCCCATTGGAAAAATTAATCCCGCAAGACCGTCTGGATGCGATCGTAGAGCGTACCCGCAAGGGCGGGGGCGAGATTGTAAACCTTCTGGGGAACGGTTCCGCTTACTATGCACCTGCGGCTTCCTTGGTACAAATGGCTGAAGCCATCATCAAGGACAAAAAACGCATTCTGCCATCCATCGCTCTTCTGCAAGGAGAGTACGGCTACAACGATCTCTACCTGGGTGTACCGACTCTGCTCGGCGCAAACGGGATCGAAAAAGTGATCGAATTGGATCTGACTGCCGAAGAGAAAGCAGCTCTTGATAAATCTGCTGACTCTGTACGCAGTGTAATGGCTGTTTTGAAATAA
- a CDS encoding response regulator transcription factor: protein MIKVLVVDDEASIVKLLQFNLEKSGFQVVTAFDGKQALEVVKSEQPDFIILDLMLPKMDGMDVCKTLRQERNNTPILMLTAKDDELDKILGLELGADDYLTKPFSPREVIARVKAILRRFQNTPEATTAPQEVLLQFGDIRIYPEKYEVFCKDVKVELTPKEFELLNYLASHQGRVLTRDQLLNAVWNYDFIGDSRIVDVHVSHLREKLEDDTKNPKYIKTVRGLGYKLEG, encoded by the coding sequence ATGATCAAAGTATTGGTAGTGGATGACGAAGCTTCTATTGTAAAGCTATTGCAATTTAATCTTGAAAAATCAGGATTTCAGGTCGTAACTGCTTTTGACGGTAAACAGGCCTTGGAAGTGGTTAAGAGCGAGCAGCCTGATTTTATCATTCTTGATTTGATGCTTCCCAAGATGGATGGAATGGACGTATGCAAAACCTTGCGCCAGGAACGCAATAATACGCCGATCTTGATGCTTACAGCGAAAGATGATGAGCTCGACAAGATTTTGGGGCTTGAGCTTGGTGCCGATGATTATTTGACAAAGCCTTTTAGCCCGAGAGAAGTAATTGCCCGCGTGAAAGCCATTCTGCGGCGTTTTCAGAACACGCCGGAAGCGACTACAGCGCCTCAAGAGGTGTTGCTCCAATTTGGGGATATTCGTATCTACCCGGAGAAGTACGAGGTGTTCTGTAAAGACGTGAAGGTTGAGCTGACACCAAAGGAATTCGAGCTGCTCAACTATTTAGCGAGCCACCAAGGACGTGTATTGACGCGCGATCAATTGTTGAATGCTGTTTGGAACTACGATTTTATCGGGGACTCTCGAATCGTGGACGTGCATGTCAGCCATTTGCGCGAAAAGCTTGAGGATGATACGAAGAACCCGAAATACATCAAAACCGTTCGCGGATTAGGATACAAACTGGAAGGATAA
- the pnpS gene encoding two-component system histidine kinase PnpS produces MTRFRIKLTLTILGLISLVLLVMGMYFAKVLENSYLQSLNELLSRESKLISQAVRFPNVFADKATLADRVKQVAPTDEVRITIINKDGQVMYDNSSHPEEMENHHDRPEMKAALKGETGISRRFSETLGYDMMYVAVPVELNNEIFGVVRSAMSMKDITDTIHKMWYSLLTGLLVTLVVGSIVVSRISFSIIRPIEEITRVARNITQRQYESRVRIKAKDEIGQLAGAINFMASSLEQQMYEISENQQRLAGVLTNMTSGVIFISEQRRIMLVNPAVEKLLGTAGHEIVGKLHIEAGKSFGLSQYIDRCLDRSEKFRQEVHIYYPQERILDVNFAPYINFKGESRGVVVVLHDITDIRRLEKMRSDFVANVSHELRTPITSIKGFTETLLEGAMQDEETCRNFLQIISDESERLYRMIRDILDLSKIEQKRIPLHLSQVHLQDLISSAVAIMHDQAQRKELTITLPSPKPDIWLMTDKDCLQQIILNLLTNAIAYTPEGGKINVKTEADSENITIQVMDTGIGIPERDLTRIFERFYRVDKARSRDSGGTGLGLAIVKHLVENLHGHISVESKEGRGTTFTVTLPLT; encoded by the coding sequence TTGACTCGCTTTCGAATCAAACTCACTTTGACTATTTTGGGTTTAATCTCTCTCGTACTATTGGTGATGGGGATGTATTTTGCCAAAGTCCTTGAGAATTCCTACCTCCAATCACTGAATGAGCTATTGTCCCGCGAGTCGAAGCTCATCTCTCAGGCGGTCCGTTTCCCGAATGTCTTTGCCGATAAGGCGACGTTAGCAGACCGGGTCAAACAAGTAGCGCCAACGGATGAAGTACGGATCACCATTATCAACAAGGATGGTCAGGTGATGTACGACAACTCCTCCCACCCGGAAGAGATGGAAAACCACCATGACCGACCAGAGATGAAGGCAGCGTTGAAAGGAGAAACAGGGATTTCCCGTCGTTTTAGTGAGACGCTCGGCTATGACATGATGTACGTTGCAGTACCTGTTGAATTGAACAACGAAATATTCGGTGTTGTTCGTTCAGCGATGTCGATGAAAGATATTACCGATACGATCCACAAAATGTGGTACAGCTTACTCACAGGTTTATTGGTTACTTTGGTAGTCGGATCGATTGTTGTTTCTCGCATTTCCTTTTCCATTATTCGTCCGATCGAGGAGATCACCCGGGTAGCCCGCAACATTACACAGCGCCAATATGAGAGCCGTGTCAGAATCAAAGCAAAGGATGAGATCGGTCAGCTTGCAGGCGCGATCAACTTCATGGCATCGAGCCTGGAGCAGCAGATGTACGAAATCTCGGAGAATCAGCAGCGCCTGGCAGGGGTGCTGACCAATATGACGAGTGGCGTGATTTTCATTTCTGAACAACGCCGGATCATGCTGGTCAATCCAGCCGTTGAAAAGCTGCTGGGGACTGCTGGACATGAGATAGTAGGGAAGCTGCATATCGAGGCCGGCAAAAGCTTTGGGCTCAGCCAATACATCGACAGGTGCCTCGACAGAAGCGAGAAGTTCCGCCAAGAGGTACACATTTATTACCCGCAGGAACGCATTCTTGACGTGAATTTTGCTCCCTATATTAACTTCAAGGGGGAGTCGAGGGGTGTGGTCGTAGTACTGCATGACATCACCGACATTCGCCGCCTGGAGAAGATGCGAAGTGACTTCGTAGCAAACGTATCGCATGAGCTACGCACGCCGATTACCTCGATCAAGGGCTTCACGGAGACTTTGCTTGAAGGGGCTATGCAGGACGAGGAAACATGCCGCAATTTCTTGCAAATCATCTCGGATGAGAGCGAGCGGCTCTACCGGATGATCCGCGACATTTTGGACCTTTCCAAAATCGAGCAGAAGCGAATCCCGTTGCATCTGAGTCAGGTTCACTTGCAGGATCTAATCAGTTCGGCGGTTGCCATCATGCATGACCAGGCACAACGCAAGGAATTGACGATCACCCTCCCTTCACCAAAGCCAGATATTTGGCTGATGACGGATAAGGATTGCTTGCAGCAGATCATCTTGAATCTGTTGACGAATGCGATCGCCTATACGCCAGAAGGTGGAAAAATCAACGTCAAGACAGAGGCAGACAGCGAAAACATCACCATTCAAGTCATGGATACCGGGATCGGCATTCCGGAAAGGGACCTCACGCGTATCTTTGAGCGGTTTTATCGCGTAGACAAGGCGAGAAGCCGCGATTCAGGTGGAACAGGTTTGGGCCTCGCAATCGTGAAGCATCTCGTGGAAAATTTGCACGGACATATTAGTGTGGAGAGCAAGGAAGGAAGAGGGACAACCTTCACAGTTACACTTCCCCTTACCTAA
- the phoU gene encoding phosphate signaling complex protein PhoU produces MSRHAFEEQQDVLHRKLMTMGTLVEEAIHKSIKSLVERDAQLAEQVIASDPVINELEQEIQSDCFRLIALQQPVGGDLRRLGTMLKLVTDLERMGDHAVSIAKTTRRLMADPYVKPLIDIPMMADHVKAMVRDCLNAYIARNKEAAEEIASRDDIVDKLYSTIFHDLIELMTKNSQAISQGTHLLLVAQYLERIADHVTNICEWIIYMSTGKMTDLNK; encoded by the coding sequence ATGTCACGGCACGCTTTTGAAGAACAGCAGGATGTACTGCACCGCAAGCTCATGACGATGGGCACATTGGTGGAAGAAGCCATTCATAAATCCATTAAGAGTCTGGTTGAGCGGGATGCCCAACTGGCGGAACAGGTTATCGCAAGCGATCCTGTGATCAATGAGCTGGAGCAAGAAATACAGAGCGATTGCTTCCGTCTCATTGCGTTGCAGCAGCCAGTCGGAGGTGACTTGCGACGCTTGGGAACAATGTTGAAGCTGGTGACGGATTTGGAGCGAATGGGTGATCATGCCGTTTCCATTGCCAAGACGACCCGACGCTTGATGGCGGACCCGTACGTGAAACCCCTCATCGATATTCCGATGATGGCTGATCACGTCAAGGCTATGGTGCGTGATTGTTTAAATGCATATATTGCACGCAACAAAGAAGCGGCAGAAGAGATTGCCTCACGCGACGACATTGTGGATAAACTGTATTCCACGATTTTCCATGATCTGATTGAATTGATGACGAAAAACAGTCAGGCCATTTCGCAAGGAACGCATTTGCTCTTGGTCGCGCAATATTTGGAACGGATTGCCGATCATGTTACGAACATCTGTGAATGGATTATTTATATGTCTACTGGTAAAATGACGGATCTGAATAAATAA
- a CDS encoding PRK06851 family protein, translating into MTTKVRHIYAAGNTARGYKTFYDSVLEGLERVYILTGTVEGITSPLIESIGNQMARKTDEVEWIHSPFVNGQFDGVIFPKYKVAIMDGSYPRIWRPASPGVKEIQVNLQSMVNIDQLVDYKDQIAGWYEEIFRKSEEAYQAFGEALRIHDEWEAPYIEHLNREEANCVTEEVKALFFGEEQLEKKAKVRRMYLGAATPQGPVDHIMKLTDHLEKRYFIKGRPGSGKSTMLKKLVEEAKTRGFDVEVYHCGLDPHSLDMVIVPEKGLAIFDSTAPHEYFPSKDTDEVIDMYERAIEPGTDEVYEEELMDVKVRYKQKVKEATANLLAAKELRDQLNNTYQEAVDQQRLKAVTQAIVSRLTKMG; encoded by the coding sequence ATGACCACAAAAGTGCGCCATATATATGCCGCAGGGAATACTGCGCGAGGATACAAGACGTTTTATGACTCCGTATTGGAAGGCTTGGAGCGTGTTTATATTTTGACAGGGACAGTGGAAGGAATTACGTCGCCACTGATCGAGTCGATTGGTAATCAAATGGCACGAAAAACAGACGAAGTGGAGTGGATTCATTCTCCTTTTGTGAATGGACAGTTTGATGGTGTTATTTTTCCCAAATATAAAGTGGCGATTATGGATGGTAGCTATCCCCGGATTTGGAGACCCGCTTCTCCGGGTGTAAAGGAAATTCAGGTCAATTTGCAGTCCATGGTCAACATTGATCAGCTAGTGGATTACAAAGACCAGATTGCCGGCTGGTACGAAGAGATTTTTAGGAAGAGTGAAGAGGCATATCAAGCTTTTGGCGAGGCCTTGCGGATCCACGATGAGTGGGAGGCTCCCTACATTGAGCACCTCAACAGAGAAGAAGCCAATTGCGTTACGGAAGAAGTAAAAGCTTTGTTCTTCGGAGAGGAGCAACTGGAAAAGAAAGCAAAGGTACGGCGCATGTATTTGGGGGCAGCGACGCCGCAGGGGCCTGTAGATCATATCATGAAGCTGACCGACCATTTGGAGAAGCGCTACTTTATCAAGGGCAGGCCAGGCTCTGGCAAGTCCACTATGTTGAAAAAGTTGGTGGAGGAAGCCAAAACACGCGGCTTTGACGTGGAAGTATACCACTGTGGACTAGACCCGCACAGCCTTGATATGGTCATTGTTCCTGAGAAGGGCCTCGCTATTTTTGACAGCACCGCACCTCATGAGTATTTTCCAAGTAAAGATACAGATGAGGTTATCGATATGTATGAAAGGGCAATTGAGCCTGGCACAGATGAGGTATATGAAGAGGAATTAATGGATGTCAAGGTAAGGTATAAGCAAAAAGTGAAAGAAGCAACAGCGAATCTTCTGGCTGCCAAGGAACTGCGCGACCAGTTGAATAATACTTATCAGGAAGCGGTGGACCAGCAGCGTCTCAAGGCAGTTACGCAAGCAATTGTCAGCAGGCTGACAAAGATGGGCTAA
- a CDS encoding VanW family protein, with product MGFAMTLALLLLINPLDPTNFLQIEMEGKAVAMLNRADYSLPFDGVPLVDDSKLARMVEELAKKAYIAPINATINNAGAIVPEAKGRKLDDLAFRGRFYDYFYGTGAASMNVSYKEVFPKVDKALMSQVRKKRIGQYATYFNAGNRNRVHNIKLASQAINNYVVLPGEIFSFNKVVGQRTKEKGYLQAPIIVRGELSEGIGGGICQVSSTLFNAVDQAGLHIMQRYSHSRNVAYVPPGRDATVSWYGPDFVFQNKYAYPVLIRAIANNGSMYVTVHSFPEMEHEPRHVPSVRRSTPEEAPDSPSILNENGPTIP from the coding sequence ATGGGTTTTGCTATGACGTTGGCTCTGTTACTGTTAATTAATCCCCTCGACCCGACGAATTTTTTGCAGATAGAGATGGAGGGCAAGGCGGTAGCTATGCTCAACCGGGCTGATTATTCTCTTCCCTTTGATGGCGTTCCTTTGGTCGATGACAGCAAGCTTGCGCGAATGGTAGAAGAGCTGGCGAAAAAAGCGTACATTGCGCCGATCAATGCAACGATTAATAACGCCGGGGCCATCGTTCCGGAAGCCAAGGGAAGAAAGCTGGATGACCTGGCATTTCGCGGACGTTTTTACGATTATTTTTATGGTACGGGAGCCGCAAGCATGAATGTCAGCTACAAAGAGGTATTCCCGAAGGTAGACAAGGCTCTCATGAGTCAGGTGCGGAAAAAAAGGATCGGGCAATATGCGACCTATTTCAATGCAGGTAACCGGAATCGTGTACACAACATCAAGCTCGCCTCGCAGGCGATTAACAATTACGTGGTATTGCCAGGAGAAATTTTTTCTTTTAATAAGGTAGTGGGCCAGCGTACGAAAGAAAAAGGGTATTTGCAGGCGCCTATCATTGTCAGGGGAGAGTTGTCGGAAGGCATTGGGGGAGGAATCTGCCAAGTATCGTCTACGCTGTTCAATGCGGTAGACCAGGCAGGCTTGCACATTATGCAGCGTTATTCTCACAGTCGAAACGTAGCGTACGTACCTCCAGGGCGAGATGCAACCGTGAGCTGGTACGGCCCCGATTTTGTGTTTCAAAACAAATACGCCTATCCGGTTTTGATTCGTGCGATTGCGAACAACGGAAGCATGTACGTGACGGTTCACTCTTTTCCAGAAATGGAGCATGAGCCACGACATGTTCCAAGCGTACGCCGCTCGACGCCTGAAGAAGCTCCGGATTCTCCATCTATTTTAAATGAAAATGGACCGACAATTCCTTAG
- a CDS encoding MarR family winged helix-turn-helix transcriptional regulator, with the protein MNKSLHIRDLLKRLNKTFGTMATKELSQYGVTVPQLMVIREIHPDPKTIGQISKAVDLSYSTVSGIIDRLEREQLVERVRDENDRRVVWIRKTPKISELFAKVDFFSENFYKRIFHGFSDEDLDIIIQSMETLIAKLEERES; encoded by the coding sequence ATGAATAAATCACTGCATATTCGGGACTTGTTAAAACGGTTGAACAAGACATTTGGCACGATGGCCACAAAAGAACTGTCCCAATATGGTGTGACTGTCCCGCAGCTAATGGTCATTCGAGAAATACATCCTGATCCCAAAACGATCGGTCAGATAAGCAAAGCCGTAGACTTATCCTACAGTACCGTTTCTGGCATCATAGATCGTTTGGAACGAGAACAACTCGTAGAACGTGTACGTGATGAGAATGACCGGCGTGTTGTCTGGATTCGTAAAACACCGAAGATTTCCGAGTTGTTCGCAAAGGTTGATTTTTTCTCAGAGAACTTTTACAAACGTATTTTCCATGGATTTTCCGATGAGGATTTAGACATCATTATTCAGTCGATGGAAACATTGATTGCGAAACTAGAAGAACGAGAAAGTTGA